One stretch of Deinococcus ficus DNA includes these proteins:
- a CDS encoding GntR family transcriptional regulator has product MPELPAPWGIQLHTASATPVYLQVAHGLEARIRAGELPAGSALPAERDLASRLGVSRVTVRQALSRLAEQGLLERRHGSGTFVAPAGPSSPDTRTLGLLESFSEDIRARGQRPGARVLHFEQARPSPAEAMALALAPRQTVYRLRRLRTADTEPLAVEESTLPASRVGPLTAADVTDASLYALLSRQGLTPHRAIRHLRAVNATPELAAALGVPEGSALIATERVSWTRDGQPIEFARAHYRGDRYDFVMELHAEDMQA; this is encoded by the coding sequence ATGCCCGAGCTGCCCGCCCCCTGGGGCATCCAGCTGCACACCGCGAGCGCCACGCCGGTGTACCTCCAGGTCGCCCACGGCCTGGAAGCCCGCATCCGCGCCGGCGAACTGCCGGCCGGCAGCGCCCTGCCCGCCGAACGCGACCTCGCCTCCCGCCTGGGCGTCTCCCGCGTCACCGTCCGCCAGGCCCTCTCCCGGCTGGCCGAACAGGGCCTGCTGGAGCGCCGCCACGGCAGCGGCACCTTCGTCGCCCCGGCCGGGCCGAGCAGCCCCGACACCCGCACCCTGGGCCTGCTGGAATCCTTCTCCGAAGACATCCGCGCGCGCGGCCAGCGGCCTGGCGCGCGCGTCCTGCACTTCGAACAGGCCCGCCCCAGCCCCGCCGAGGCGATGGCGCTGGCCCTCGCGCCGCGTCAGACCGTCTACCGCCTGCGCCGGCTGCGCACCGCCGACACCGAACCGCTCGCCGTGGAGGAAAGCACCCTGCCGGCCTCCCGGGTGGGACCGCTCACCGCCGCCGACGTCACCGACGCCAGCCTGTACGCCCTGCTCTCCCGTCAGGGCCTCACGCCGCACCGCGCCATCCGCCACCTGCGGGCTGTGAACGCCACGCCGGAGCTCGCCGCGGCGCTGGGCGTGCCGGAAGGCTCGGCGCTGATCGCCACCGAACGGGTCTCCTGGACCCGGGACGGCCAGCCCATCGAGTTCGCCCGCGCCCACTACCGCGGGGACCGCTACGACTTCGTGATGGAACTCCACGCCGAGGACATGCAGGCATGA
- a CDS encoding anhydro-N-acetylmuramic acid kinase encodes MSGATRAPRVLGLMSGTSADGVDAALLELPAWPEIGTGAPWPGLPAGMPRGRVVEHVFTPFAPDLREAVLRAMRGELGSEALTQLHWWLGEALAAAAAPLAAQADLIASHGQTVQHHPQPDATRGWARPATLQLGEAAVIAETCGRPVVADFRPADIAAGGVGAPLVPFADYALYAQAGVNRVLLNVGGLANITALHGTDPGRVVAFDTGPGNCLLDEIAARAGQTCDEDGRLAAAGTVHVPTLEAWLAHPELHRPPPKATGREVWTLARLPAAPDLSLPDMAATATALTAHTVAGALARFLPGAPQEVVIAGGGARNPTLRRDLARLLGPVPLRDFPALGWDAQGFTDATREAAAFAFLGYARAQGWPNTLPHTTGARRAVSGGKLSLPSLSPLFQESEP; translated from the coding sequence ATGAGCGGCGCCACCCGCGCCCCGCGCGTCCTGGGGCTGATGAGCGGCACGAGTGCCGACGGCGTGGACGCCGCGCTGCTGGAACTGCCCGCCTGGCCGGAGATCGGGACCGGCGCGCCCTGGCCGGGCCTGCCGGCCGGCATGCCGCGCGGGCGGGTGGTCGAGCACGTCTTCACGCCCTTCGCCCCGGACCTGCGGGAGGCCGTGCTGCGGGCCATGCGCGGCGAACTGGGCAGCGAGGCGCTCACGCAGCTGCACTGGTGGCTGGGCGAGGCGCTCGCCGCGGCCGCCGCGCCGCTGGCCGCGCAGGCCGACCTGATCGCCTCGCACGGGCAGACCGTGCAGCACCACCCGCAGCCCGACGCCACGCGCGGCTGGGCCCGGCCGGCCACGCTGCAGCTGGGCGAGGCGGCCGTGATCGCCGAAACCTGCGGGCGGCCCGTGGTCGCCGACTTCCGCCCGGCCGACATCGCCGCGGGCGGCGTGGGCGCGCCCCTGGTGCCGTTCGCGGACTACGCCCTGTACGCGCAGGCGGGGGTGAACCGGGTGCTGCTGAACGTGGGCGGCCTGGCGAACATCACCGCGCTGCACGGCACCGACCCGGGGCGGGTGGTGGCCTTCGACACCGGGCCCGGCAACTGCCTGCTGGACGAGATCGCCGCCCGTGCCGGGCAGACCTGCGACGAGGACGGCCGCCTCGCCGCGGCCGGCACCGTGCACGTTCCTACCCTGGAGGCGTGGCTGGCCCACCCGGAACTGCACCGCCCGCCGCCCAAGGCCACCGGGCGGGAGGTCTGGACCCTGGCCCGCCTGCCGGCCGCGCCAGACCTGAGCCTTCCGGACATGGCGGCCACCGCCACCGCGCTCACCGCCCACACAGTGGCCGGCGCGCTGGCACGCTTCCTGCCCGGGGCGCCGCAGGAGGTCGTGATCGCCGGCGGCGGGGCCCGCAACCCCACCCTGCGCCGCGACCTGGCCCGGCTGCTCGGCCCGGTGCCGCTGCGGGACTTCCCGGCCCTGGGCTGGGACGCCCAGGGGTTCACCGACGCGACCCGGGAAGCGGCCGCCTTCGCTTTCCTGGGCTACGCCCGCGCGCAGGGCTGGCCGAACACCCTGCCGCACACGACCGGCGCGCGCCGCGCCGTCAGTGGCGGAAAGCTCAGCCTGCCCTCCCTCTCCCCGCTCTTCCAGGAGTCCGAACCATGA